The following coding sequences are from one Pseudonocardia sp. HH130630-07 window:
- a CDS encoding IS256 family transposase, with amino-acid sequence MSENQPDPDGETAAARRLAEALDPSAIDALLADAKAAGTPIDGVDGLLNQMTKAVLERSLQTEMTHHLGYDRDDPAGHGTGNSRNGSATKKVSTTNGPVTISVPRDRNGEFEPQIVPKRARRVGQIDELVLSCYARGMSTRDIEAHLLEVYGVEASRELISNITDVVTDEIEIWRNRPVDEVYPIVYIDGIRIKIRDKAAVTIKSAHLVIGVDVEGRKHALGCWIAETEGAKFWHAVLTQLRNRGLRDILIACCDGLSGLPEAITSVFPDAVVQTCVVHVIRNAMRFVSYQDRKKIVKSMKTIYTAPTVEAAELALKDLDTEWGRQYPGVLDVWRRAWNEFIPFLDYPPELRRIVYTTNTIESINFQLRKITKTRGHFPSDEAAMKLLYLGLRNIPSKRGGESGTGTHGWKTALNTLVVLFPGRLPL; translated from the coding sequence GTGAGCGAGAACCAACCCGATCCCGACGGTGAGACCGCGGCTGCCCGCCGGCTTGCCGAGGCGCTCGACCCGTCGGCGATCGACGCGCTGTTGGCCGATGCGAAGGCCGCCGGTACCCCGATCGACGGCGTCGACGGACTGCTCAACCAGATGACCAAGGCCGTGCTCGAACGGTCGCTGCAGACCGAGATGACCCACCACCTCGGCTATGACCGCGACGACCCCGCCGGACACGGTACCGGCAATTCGCGTAATGGCAGCGCTACCAAGAAGGTGTCGACCACGAACGGGCCGGTGACGATCAGCGTGCCGCGGGACCGGAATGGCGAGTTCGAGCCGCAGATCGTGCCGAAACGCGCCCGTCGGGTCGGCCAGATCGACGAGCTGGTGCTCTCCTGTTACGCCCGCGGAATGTCGACCCGCGACATCGAAGCGCACCTGCTCGAAGTGTACGGGGTGGAGGCGTCACGGGAACTGATCTCGAACATCACCGATGTGGTGACCGACGAGATCGAGATCTGGCGGAATCGGCCGGTCGACGAGGTCTACCCGATCGTCTATATCGACGGTATCCGAATCAAGATCCGGGACAAGGCCGCGGTCACGATCAAGAGCGCGCACCTGGTCATCGGCGTGGACGTCGAGGGCCGCAAGCACGCGCTGGGCTGCTGGATCGCCGAGACCGAGGGCGCGAAGTTCTGGCACGCGGTGCTCACCCAGCTGCGCAACCGCGGGCTGCGCGACATCCTGATCGCCTGCTGCGATGGCCTGAGTGGTCTTCCTGAAGCCATCACCAGCGTCTTCCCCGACGCCGTCGTCCAGACATGCGTGGTGCACGTGATCCGCAACGCGATGCGGTTCGTGTCCTACCAGGACCGGAAGAAGATCGTGAAGTCCATGAAGACGATCTACACCGCGCCCACCGTCGAGGCCGCCGAGCTCGCCCTGAAGGATCTTGACACCGAGTGGGGACGACAGTACCCGGGAGTGCTCGACGTCTGGCGTCGTGCGTGGAACGAGTTCATTCCGTTCCTCGACTACCCGCCCGAACTACGGCGGATCGTCTACACCACCAACACCATCGAATCCATCAACTTCCAACTCCGGAAAATCACAAAGACTCGCGGGCACTTCCCGTCGGACGAGGCGGCGATGAAGCTACTCTACCTCGGCCTGCGGAACATTCCGAGCAAGAGAGGAGGTGAGTCCGGAACCGGAACACATGGCTGGAAAACAGCCCTGAACACCCTGGTCGTCCTCTTCCCTGGACGACTTCCTCTGTGA
- a CDS encoding IS110 family transposase, whose protein sequence is MTGSGGVVDNKSFSITKGGIDELLTFLLGVELTIDRIGIEGSGFLGQPLVLALAAAGYDVREVQANRTAERRKRRRRAKTDAEDAEAIAREALSDPELPPAGKHTAPSPTWQTLTVIRDWRESLVLQRVRLLTESEAVLVTLPVAIRATLPSTSRVLPQLQSLVDGVANPDLLSPAERLKLDRLAASLNDIITLTARIKELDRQIPALLSDLGCTLTEVRGVGVVTAMDLLVEIGDPCRFTTEAQFARWCGIAPVALSSGEGHGPARRHRLDLGGNRAVNSVLHIVHVTQVRCHPPAKEYMAKRVTDNKTKREARRSHKRQLANIIIRHMWTDARRSTATTPTSSAAAA, encoded by the coding sequence GTGACAGGCTCAGGCGGCGTGGTCGACAACAAGTCCTTCTCCATCACCAAGGGCGGTATCGATGAGCTGCTGACGTTCCTGCTCGGTGTCGAGCTGACGATCGACCGGATCGGCATCGAAGGATCGGGATTTCTCGGCCAGCCGCTGGTCCTCGCGCTCGCGGCCGCGGGTTACGACGTGCGCGAAGTCCAAGCCAACCGCACCGCGGAGCGGCGTAAGCGTCGTCGTCGGGCCAAGACCGACGCCGAGGACGCGGAGGCCATCGCCCGAGAGGCCCTCAGCGACCCCGAGCTGCCTCCGGCCGGGAAGCACACCGCGCCCAGCCCGACATGGCAGACGCTCACGGTGATCCGCGACTGGCGTGAATCTCTTGTCCTGCAGCGTGTTCGGCTGCTCACCGAGTCCGAAGCAGTACTCGTCACGCTCCCCGTCGCCATCCGCGCCACGTTGCCCTCGACCAGCCGCGTTCTCCCGCAGCTCCAGTCCCTGGTCGACGGCGTCGCGAACCCCGATCTGCTCAGCCCAGCCGAGCGGCTCAAGCTCGACCGGCTCGCGGCCAGCCTGAACGACATCATCACCCTGACGGCGCGGATCAAGGAACTCGACCGACAGATTCCCGCCCTCCTCAGCGACCTTGGCTGCACCCTCACAGAGGTCCGCGGTGTCGGCGTGGTCACAGCCATGGATCTTCTGGTCGAGATCGGCGATCCGTGCCGGTTCACGACCGAGGCCCAGTTTGCACGCTGGTGCGGAATCGCGCCCGTCGCCCTCTCGTCGGGTGAAGGTCACGGGCCGGCCCGTCGGCACCGACTCGACCTCGGCGGCAATCGAGCTGTCAACTCTGTTCTGCACATCGTGCACGTCACGCAAGTCCGATGCCACCCGCCGGCGAAAGAGTACATGGCGAAACGGGTCACCGACAACAAGACAAAACGTGAGGCTCGGCGAAGCCACAAGCGGCAGCTCGCGAACATCATCATCAGACACATGTGGACCGACGCAAGACGCTCCACGGCGACCACACCGACCAGCTCCGCAGCTGCTGCTTGA
- a CDS encoding VOC family protein has translation MTKTAEHTVDGRPVTSTSLTPHLVVGSASAAIELYSAAFGARVASVTEMGGVVAHAELELPSGRLTVGDAMPGYGLVAAPAGDHPVSMSLAIYVPDADAAVAVLAAAGSTVREPLATFVSGDRFASVVDPYGVRWSVMTRVEDLSPQESERRVAAWAAEQG, from the coding sequence ATGACGAAGACCGCAGAACACACCGTCGACGGCCGTCCGGTCACCAGCACCTCACTGACCCCGCACCTGGTGGTCGGGTCCGCGAGCGCGGCGATCGAACTCTACTCCGCGGCGTTCGGGGCCCGGGTCGCCTCGGTCACCGAGATGGGCGGCGTCGTCGCGCACGCCGAGCTGGAGCTGCCGTCCGGGCGGCTCACCGTCGGCGACGCGATGCCGGGCTACGGCCTCGTCGCCGCACCGGCCGGTGACCACCCGGTCAGCATGTCGCTGGCGATCTACGTGCCGGACGCCGACGCTGCGGTCGCCGTGCTGGCCGCGGCCGGGTCGACCGTCCGGGAGCCGCTCGCGACGTTCGTCTCCGGGGACCGGTTCGCCTCGGTCGTGGACCCCTACGGCGTGCGCTGGTCGGTGATGACCCGGGTCGAGGATCTCTCCCCGCAGGAGAGCGAGCGCCGGGTCGCCGCGTGGGCGGCCGAGCAGGGCTAG
- a CDS encoding DUF6597 domain-containing transcriptional factor yields MVVSRGHLNPGSPGVALSRFPVGLDPLVRWAWVVRWELAPGRTVAQRVLQYPSFNLVAGPQGADLHGPRTVVDVRELAGRSWVVGLLLRPGATPALTGTPPAALAGTAEPMPGAPIAELTAAVHAPGGPDRAVAAVVRYWLEPVAGRVTEAGRLVNRACALAEDRPDIVRVDQLAAEVQVAPRTLERLVRAHAVVADRLPAVAGRGDRAA; encoded by the coding sequence GTGGTCGTCTCGCGCGGGCACCTCAATCCCGGGTCGCCGGGGGTGGCGCTGTCGCGGTTCCCGGTGGGGCTCGACCCGCTCGTGCGGTGGGCGTGGGTGGTCCGCTGGGAGCTGGCGCCCGGCCGCACCGTCGCGCAACGGGTGCTGCAGTACCCGTCGTTCAACCTCGTGGCCGGGCCGCAGGGGGCCGACCTGCACGGGCCGCGGACGGTCGTCGACGTGCGGGAGCTCGCGGGCCGGTCCTGGGTGGTGGGCCTGCTGCTCCGCCCGGGTGCGACGCCGGCGCTGACCGGCACCCCGCCCGCCGCGCTGGCCGGTACCGCGGAACCGATGCCCGGCGCCCCGATCGCCGAGCTGACCGCGGCGGTGCACGCCCCCGGCGGCCCGGACCGTGCGGTCGCCGCCGTGGTGCGCTACTGGCTGGAGCCGGTCGCCGGGCGGGTCACCGAGGCCGGGCGGCTGGTCAACCGGGCGTGCGCGCTGGCCGAGGACCGTCCCGACATCGTCCGGGTCGACCAGCTGGCCGCCGAGGTCCAGGTCGCGCCCCGCACCCTGGAACGGCTGGTTCGGGCTCACGCCGTTGTGGCTGATCGACTGCCGGCGGTTGCAGGCCGCGGCGACCGCGCTGCGTGA
- a CDS encoding helix-turn-helix domain-containing protein — translation MQAAATALREDPDADLAALAADLGYADQAHFTRRYRAVVGETPGATRRAARLAG, via the coding sequence TTGCAGGCCGCGGCGACCGCGCTGCGTGAGGACCCGGACGCCGACCTCGCCGCGCTCGCCGCCGACCTCGGCTACGCCGACCAGGCCCACTTCACCCGTCGCTACCGGGCCGTCGTGGGGGAGACGCCGGGGGCGACCCGCCGGGCGGCCCGGCTCGCGGGCTGA
- a CDS encoding MinD/ParA family ATP-binding protein, with product MLHRIRAQLPGAHRVAVMSVKGGVGKTTVSACLGLTLSENRGDRTVVLDANPDAGTLADRLTGDSRVTVRELLNDLDQIRSWTDVSHYTSLAGRLQVLASEQDPASGDAFRHDEYELVCELLGRFFNVIVTDSGTGLVHSAMQGTLAQADSIVVVGAPTVDGAGRASKTLDWLVAHGLGDLARDAVVVLSYDRQSAEVDADRILEHFRSRVRGVVRVPHDPHLATGGRIDPARLRPATSDAFLELGALVADGFGT from the coding sequence ATGCTGCACCGCATCCGGGCCCAGCTGCCCGGCGCGCACCGGGTCGCGGTGATGTCGGTGAAGGGCGGGGTCGGGAAGACGACGGTCTCCGCCTGCCTGGGGCTCACCCTGTCGGAGAACCGCGGTGACCGCACCGTCGTCCTCGACGCCAACCCCGACGCCGGGACGCTGGCCGACCGGCTCACCGGTGACTCCCGGGTGACCGTCCGCGAGCTGCTCAACGACCTCGACCAGATCCGCAGCTGGACCGACGTGTCGCACTACACCAGCCTGGCCGGGCGCCTGCAGGTGCTGGCGTCCGAACAGGACCCGGCGTCCGGCGACGCGTTCCGCCACGACGAGTACGAGCTGGTCTGCGAGCTGCTCGGGCGGTTCTTCAACGTCATCGTCACCGACTCCGGTACCGGGTTGGTGCACTCGGCGATGCAGGGCACGCTCGCCCAGGCGGACTCGATCGTCGTGGTCGGGGCGCCGACCGTGGACGGCGCGGGCCGGGCCAGCAAGACGCTCGACTGGCTGGTCGCGCACGGGCTGGGCGACCTGGCGCGCGACGCCGTCGTCGTCCTGTCCTACGACCGGCAGAGCGCCGAGGTGGACGCGGACCGGATCCTGGAGCACTTCCGCTCCCGGGTCCGGGGCGTGGTGCGGGTCCCGCACGACCCGCACCTGGCGACCGGCGGCCGGATCGACCCGGCCCGGCTGCGTCCGGCCACGTCGGACGCGTTCCTCGAACTGGGCGCCCTCGTCGCCGACGGGTTCGGCACCTGA
- a CDS encoding YceD family protein — translation MNTQHTHGDRAHDNPWVLSTRELARRPGNQRTVRRTVPAPSGDEIIGLAEVIAVPGGSDVELDLSLESVTEGVYVSGTATARLEGECSRCLDPIVDDVEIRIGELFAYPDSATEETTDADEIPRLVDERIDITQTVRDAVVTDLPMAPLCREDCPGLCADCGERWVDLPTDHGHERLDPRWAALQERLPSTD, via the coding sequence ATGAACACGCAGCACACGCACGGAGACCGCGCCCACGACAACCCGTGGGTCCTCAGCACCCGGGAACTGGCCCGCCGGCCCGGTAACCAGCGCACCGTCCGGCGGACGGTGCCCGCCCCGTCGGGCGACGAGATCATCGGTCTCGCCGAGGTCATCGCCGTGCCCGGCGGGTCCGACGTCGAGCTCGACCTGTCTCTGGAGTCGGTCACCGAGGGCGTCTACGTGTCGGGGACGGCGACGGCCCGGCTCGAGGGCGAGTGCTCGCGCTGCCTCGACCCGATCGTCGACGACGTCGAGATCCGGATCGGCGAGCTGTTCGCCTACCCGGACTCGGCGACCGAGGAGACCACCGACGCCGACGAGATCCCGCGCCTGGTCGACGAGCGGATCGACATCACCCAGACGGTGCGCGACGCCGTCGTCACCGATCTCCCGATGGCTCCGCTGTGCAGGGAGGACTGCCCCGGCCTGTGCGCCGACTGCGGCGAGAGGTGGGTCGATCTCCCGACCGATCACGGGCATGAGAGACTGGATCCTCGTTGGGCGGCGCTCCAGGAGCGCCTGCCCTCCACCGACTGA
- the rpmF gene encoding 50S ribosomal protein L32, translating into MAVPKRRMSRSNTRARRSQWKATAPNLVACSNRACREPKLQHIACPTCGQYDGRQVTSPA; encoded by the coding sequence ATGGCCGTTCCCAAGCGCCGGATGTCGCGGTCCAACACGCGTGCGCGCCGGTCGCAGTGGAAGGCCACTGCGCCGAACCTCGTCGCCTGCTCGAACCGCGCGTGCCGCGAGCCCAAGCTGCAGCACATCGCCTGCCCGACCTGTGGTCAGTACGACGGCCGGCAGGTCACCAGCCCGGCCTGA
- the rnc gene encoding ribonuclease III: protein MGDKSVTGPATDRSPLLSALGVELDHELLELALTHRSYAYEHGGLPTNERLEFLGDSVLSIVVTERLYRDHPDLPEGQLAKLRASVVNMHALAGVAADLPTPDGATDGLGAYLYLGRGEELTGGRSKASILADATEALLGAVYLQHGLEPSRELIMRLFADLMRSAPLLGAGLDWKTSLQELTAAGGHGVPEYRIDEEGPDHLKVFTATAVVGGRDLGTGAGRTKKEAEQRAAEIAWRALSAEHSGQSTPS from the coding sequence GTGGGCGACAAGAGCGTGACCGGTCCGGCGACGGACCGGTCTCCTCTGCTTTCTGCACTCGGTGTGGAGCTGGACCACGAACTGCTCGAGCTCGCGCTCACGCACCGCTCGTACGCCTACGAGCACGGGGGCCTGCCGACCAACGAGCGCCTGGAGTTCCTCGGTGACTCGGTGCTCTCGATCGTGGTCACCGAGCGGCTCTACCGCGACCACCCGGACCTGCCGGAGGGGCAGCTCGCGAAGCTGCGGGCCAGCGTCGTCAACATGCACGCGCTGGCCGGGGTCGCAGCCGACCTGCCGACGCCCGACGGGGCGACCGACGGTCTCGGCGCCTACCTCTACCTGGGGCGCGGCGAGGAACTGACCGGTGGCCGGTCGAAGGCCAGCATCCTGGCCGACGCCACCGAGGCGCTCCTCGGCGCGGTGTACCTGCAGCACGGCCTCGAACCGTCGCGCGAGCTGATCATGCGGCTGTTCGCCGACCTGATGCGCAGCGCGCCGCTGCTCGGTGCCGGGCTCGACTGGAAGACCAGCCTGCAGGAACTCACCGCGGCCGGTGGGCACGGTGTGCCCGAGTACCGGATCGACGAGGAGGGCCCGGACCACCTCAAGGTGTTCACCGCGACCGCCGTCGTCGGCGGGCGGGACCTGGGCACCGGCGCCGGGCGCACCAAGAAGGAGGCCGAGCAGCGGGCCGCGGAGATCGCGTGGCGTGCGCTGTCGGCCGAGCACAGCGGGCAGAGCACTCCGTCGTAG
- the mutM gene encoding bifunctional DNA-formamidopyrimidine glycosylase/DNA-(apurinic or apyrimidinic site) lyase, which yields MPELPEVEVVRRGLADHVLARRVAAVEVLHPRAVRRHTGGAGDFAARATGRTLAAASRRGKYLWLEFDDAGPGDDALLAHLGMSGQMLVADPGRPDETHLRVRIRFTDDGPELRFVDQRTFGGLSVHPLVDAAGGGLVPEPVAHIARDPMDPAFSADEAVTALRRRRTELKRALLDQTVVSGIGNIYADEALWRSRLHGLRPTGKLTRAQGHAVLDAATTVMTEALAQGGTSFDALYVNVNGASGYFDRSLAVYGQTDRACPRCGTPIRRDAFMNRSSFTCPRCQPRPRPPRT from the coding sequence ATGCCTGAGCTTCCCGAGGTCGAGGTCGTCCGCCGCGGGCTCGCCGACCACGTCCTCGCGCGCCGGGTCGCCGCCGTCGAGGTGCTGCACCCGCGGGCGGTGCGCCGGCACACCGGCGGTGCCGGGGACTTCGCCGCCCGGGCGACCGGCCGCACCCTGGCCGCCGCCTCCCGCCGCGGCAAGTACCTGTGGCTGGAGTTCGACGACGCGGGCCCGGGGGACGACGCGTTGCTCGCGCACCTCGGGATGTCCGGCCAGATGCTCGTCGCCGACCCCGGCCGGCCGGACGAGACCCACCTGCGGGTCCGGATCCGGTTCACCGACGACGGCCCCGAACTGCGCTTCGTCGACCAGCGGACGTTCGGCGGGCTGTCGGTGCACCCGCTCGTCGACGCGGCCGGAGGGGGGCTGGTGCCCGAGCCGGTCGCGCACATCGCCCGGGACCCGATGGACCCGGCGTTCTCGGCCGACGAGGCGGTCACGGCACTGCGCAGGCGGCGCACCGAGCTGAAGCGGGCCCTGCTGGACCAGACCGTCGTCTCCGGGATCGGCAACATCTACGCCGACGAGGCGCTGTGGCGCTCCCGCCTGCACGGCCTGCGGCCGACCGGGAAACTGACCAGGGCGCAGGGTCACGCGGTGCTCGACGCGGCGACCACGGTGATGACCGAGGCGCTCGCCCAGGGCGGGACGTCGTTCGACGCGCTGTACGTCAACGTCAACGGCGCGTCCGGCTACTTCGACCGGTCGCTGGCGGTCTACGGCCAGACCGACCGGGCCTGCCCGCGCTGCGGTACCCCGATCCGGCGCGACGCGTTCATGAACCGCTCCTCGTTCACCTGCCCGCGCTGCCAGCCCCGCCCCCGGCCGCCCCGCACCTGA
- a CDS encoding PadR family transcriptional regulator, whose translation MDTSQLLKGVLDLAVLAVLDTADGYGYEVVRALRTAGLSEVGDASVYGTLRRLYGAGFLTSYVVPSEEGPHRKYYAINEPGRARLQETTARWREFATTMEGLVGT comes from the coding sequence ATGGACACCAGCCAGTTGCTCAAGGGGGTGCTGGACCTCGCGGTCCTGGCCGTCCTGGACACCGCGGACGGTTACGGCTACGAGGTCGTCCGGGCACTGCGCACCGCGGGGCTGTCCGAGGTCGGCGACGCGTCGGTGTACGGCACCCTGCGCCGGCTCTACGGCGCGGGGTTCCTGACCTCGTACGTGGTGCCGAGCGAGGAGGGGCCGCACCGGAAGTACTACGCGATCAACGAGCCGGGCCGGGCCCGGCTGCAGGAGACGACGGCGCGGTGGCGGGAGTTCGCCACCACGATGGAAGGCCTGGTGGGCACGTGA
- a CDS encoding HAAS signaling domain-containing protein, translated as MAESDTESDTGETTRIVDPVTTEYLDGLRSALADLPSAELAEIVEDARGHLADLASELGQDYDRAAVHARLGTPAAYAAELRAAAGFPAPPPAEPRPRWSARFAVFALVVATLFAAVGGMIGIPMGYLALTVGLVAAAVGILPVLSDGPLLRSVGVLRPVRALAVLRTPGPAPAGNPNWRDPATVLAALQPGWWVLRAVLAAGAVAALATRDGTFALLITVLVALAAIPLSFVLGARTRADRRLLWLVVPLNAFAAGLVVAAAGALTDDEAQNTQPVYQNGLVQDGEIVSDVRPFDAQGRPLSGVYLFDQDGTPLSVHDYVCSTDRGPVADGTDTRPYPRGTTEVDPDTGRCVTTPPAPLVVTVPGTTPAPAAGEGPPPTATVAPSPAPPSPPPPPGN; from the coding sequence ATGGCCGAGAGCGACACCGAGAGCGACACCGGCGAGACGACCCGGATCGTCGACCCGGTGACGACCGAGTACCTGGACGGGCTGCGGTCGGCGCTGGCGGACCTGCCGTCCGCCGAGCTCGCCGAGATCGTCGAGGACGCGCGGGGTCATCTCGCGGACCTGGCGTCCGAGCTGGGGCAGGACTACGACCGGGCCGCGGTGCACGCCCGCCTCGGAACACCCGCCGCGTACGCCGCGGAACTGCGCGCCGCCGCCGGGTTCCCGGCGCCGCCACCGGCGGAGCCCCGGCCGCGGTGGTCGGCCCGGTTCGCCGTGTTCGCCCTGGTGGTGGCCACGTTGTTCGCCGCGGTCGGCGGCATGATCGGCATTCCGATGGGCTACCTCGCGCTCACGGTCGGGCTGGTGGCCGCGGCGGTCGGGATCCTGCCCGTCCTGTCGGACGGGCCGCTGCTGCGATCGGTCGGTGTGCTCCGTCCGGTCCGCGCCCTCGCCGTGCTCCGTACCCCGGGCCCGGCTCCGGCCGGGAACCCGAACTGGCGGGACCCCGCGACGGTGCTCGCCGCCCTGCAGCCGGGGTGGTGGGTGCTGCGGGCGGTGCTCGCGGCCGGGGCGGTCGCCGCTCTGGCGACCCGGGACGGCACCTTCGCCCTGCTGATCACGGTGCTGGTGGCGCTGGCGGCGATCCCGCTGTCGTTCGTGCTGGGCGCCCGCACCCGCGCGGACCGCCGGCTGCTGTGGCTGGTCGTCCCGCTGAACGCGTTCGCGGCCGGTCTGGTCGTCGCCGCGGCCGGGGCGCTCACCGACGACGAGGCGCAGAACACCCAGCCCGTCTACCAGAACGGGCTGGTCCAGGACGGCGAGATCGTCAGCGACGTGCGCCCGTTCGACGCGCAGGGCCGCCCGCTGTCCGGGGTGTACCTGTTCGACCAGGACGGGACGCCGCTGTCGGTCCACGACTACGTCTGCAGCACCGATCGGGGCCCGGTCGCGGACGGTACCGACACCCGTCCGTACCCGCGGGGGACGACCGAGGTCGACCCGGACACCGGGCGGTGCGTGACCACGCCACCGGCGCCACTGGTCGTCACCGTGCCGGGGACGACGCCCGCCCCGGCCGCGGGGGAGGGGCCACCTCCCACGGCCACGGTGGCACCGAGCCCCGCGCCACCCTCGCCCCCGCCCCCGCCCGGCAACTGA
- a CDS encoding magnesium and cobalt transport protein CorA, producing the protein MSLIDNAVYVDGHRAAAPESVDGALDELRRCRSDGADRAAEPSPGSFCWIGLLRPDEPEIEQLAGEFDLHSLAVEDTVNAHQRPKMERYGDTEFIVLRPARYVDADEAVQIGEVHLFLGPDFVITVRHAVEPDLGEVRERLENDPELLAHGPMAVLYAVLDRVVDDYIPVLDGLQDDIDEIEVQVFRGDPNVSRRIYQLTREVIAFQRAVEPLQEIFLELRGRFGKSGPSPDVELRRAMRDVVDHATRVRERVEGFRDLLGNILTVNATLVAQRQNDEMTRMTEAGFAQNEQMKKVSSWAAILFAPSLVAGIYGMNFDTMPELHWAYGYPMAYGLMILLAVGLYTMFKINDWL; encoded by the coding sequence ATGTCGTTGATCGACAACGCGGTGTACGTGGACGGCCACCGCGCGGCGGCGCCGGAGTCGGTCGACGGCGCGCTCGACGAGCTGCGGCGGTGCCGCTCCGACGGTGCCGACCGGGCCGCCGAACCGAGCCCGGGCAGCTTCTGCTGGATCGGCCTGCTCCGGCCGGACGAGCCCGAGATCGAGCAGCTCGCGGGGGAGTTCGACCTGCACTCGCTGGCCGTCGAGGACACCGTCAACGCCCACCAGCGGCCGAAGATGGAGCGCTACGGCGACACCGAGTTCATCGTCCTGCGCCCGGCGCGCTACGTCGACGCCGACGAGGCCGTGCAGATCGGCGAGGTCCACCTGTTCCTCGGCCCGGACTTCGTGATCACCGTGCGGCACGCCGTCGAGCCCGACCTGGGCGAGGTCCGGGAACGGCTGGAGAACGATCCCGAGCTGCTGGCCCACGGTCCGATGGCCGTGCTCTACGCCGTCCTGGACCGGGTCGTGGACGACTACATCCCGGTCCTCGACGGCCTGCAGGACGACATCGACGAGATCGAGGTGCAGGTCTTCCGCGGCGACCCGAACGTCTCCCGCCGCATCTACCAGCTGACCCGCGAGGTCATCGCCTTCCAGCGCGCGGTCGAGCCGCTGCAGGAGATCTTCCTGGAGCTGCGCGGCCGGTTCGGCAAGTCCGGGCCGAGCCCGGACGTCGAGCTGCGCCGCGCGATGCGTGACGTCGTCGACCACGCCACCCGGGTCCGCGAGCGCGTCGAGGGCTTCCGGGACCTGCTCGGCAACATCCTGACCGTGAACGCGACCCTCGTCGCGCAACGGCAGAACGACGAGATGACCCGGATGACCGAGGCCGGGTTCGCCCAGAACGAGCAGATGAAGAAGGTCTCCTCGTGGGCGGCGATCCTGTTCGCGCCCAGCCTCGTCGCCGGGATCTACGGGATGAACTTCGACACCATGCCGGAGCTGCACTGGGCCTACGGCTACCCGATGGCCTACGGCCTGATGATCCTGCTGGCCGTCGGGCTCTACACCATGTTCAAGATCAACGACTGGTTGTGA